The Halictus rubicundus isolate RS-2024b chromosome 5, iyHalRubi1_principal, whole genome shotgun sequence nucleotide sequence aaattttcagtatgcatataagttatcgaaatcaacaaaacgcattttttaaattatcgtcataagatcagatgaaaaagttgaaaagacataattttttaatttatttatcattccaaccaattgcaatctaaaaacagtgtttgtttagtcattctctagcaaatTAGTCGGTCTAACATAtcaaaaagattcaagtcatttggaccaattttaaaaaagttattccgcttgaaaaggtgtcaacatactttccgAGGCGAGTGTATGTCCGAGGAGCGTATGGGGGTTAAAAGAAGAACCACTTTTGTCTGAAGTATTGCATTTATGTATTCAAACCTTCGATTCTCTAGCGAAGGGTTTCTCCGCGACGGGATAGGTGCCAATTAGTTTGGCATTTGATTACGCCCGATCATTTAATCGGCATTCTCGCATTGTAATTTGACGCGGCGTCGTCGACAGAGACGCGTGCGGTGCAACCGCTGAACTTCCTCCGCTATTTCTCGTGTAATTTGAGGGAAATTAATTACTGTGGCACCGAGCCACGGTATTTCGGAGGCGACACGCGCTTTCATCGGTTAGCGGAAATGCATGGGCGTTTCAAAGCTGCAGAGATGTGCAACGGTATGCAACCCTCGCCTCGCGTGGTTTCAAGAAAATTTCCTGTAAATCGTTACGGCGAAATTCCTTCATCACCGTTCGCACTTATGGCAAGCTTTTTGGTGTCATCGAAGAATGAAGATGTTTAACTCTCTGCTGTGCAACCCTTTGCCATGCTACAtccgagtcagactcgtgattgCGATTTCAAAATAAATCCGTTgaatatgtattttattaatttctttcaagTCGAATTAAAATTTGGTACGAATACTCGAGCATGGATGTAAATGTAGACGcgcgataaatataaattttatttttctatttaggGGCTTATAAAGCAAGGGAATACGTCCTACAATTTTTACTGATTTCAtcacagaaatattttctataaactTCTGTAATGTTAGCTAATTAGGAATACGTTTTACAAGTACATAAGTAAATTAAAAtagataaaaataatacaaatttttaaatatacctTTTCATATGCATTTTATTCAATTATAATGGCATATACATGTTTATTacatttctaaatattttaacaatgttGATTCCTGATAGATGTACTACATACATTTAAGATATTAACCAAACTTTTATTAACCATTCAGTGCACGAGTTGAAAGtattcattttttcgttgatatGTCTTCTAAAAACTCATTGCTTCTATTAAATAACGTTATTGTTGTTATACCGCATAAAACTGCTACTAGCAAAACAATATTTCATTGAGGATCTCCAAGCTAATTGAAGGAAAATTAAAACGGTATAAACTACGGACccaaggattgggcttagatcaagactttactgtactagaATGTTAAAAATCTTTGTCGACGTCTTATGCCCGATGCTGCAAGTGTGTGCAAAAGAGAATAAGACAGAAAGAATCAAAACAAAATACAAGCTAACCTTCCTCGTCTAAATACGCGTCGACATTGTTAAAAGAATAGATTCTTCATATCTAACATTAGATTATTTAACAACCAAGTTACTGATATTGAATCATAGACAGTAATTCAATTTCAGAAACAAGTGTAACAGTCATGTCCTACGATATTCTTCTCAAAACCTTTTCTCAACAAAGCTTTTGCAAAATGTACCGAAGAATAATGCGCAGGGAACACGGAAAAGACAAACTCCAACTTTCCTCGCCTGATTGTGTTCTGAAGTTGTGAGAGGGACCTGACTGGTCATACATAACGTCAGATCGGTTAACAGCCAAACTACTGACATCGATCCATGGACCGTAATTCAATTTCAGAAACAAGTGTAACATTTATGTCCTACGATATTCCTCCCAAGACCTTTTCTCACCGAAAACATTTGCAAAATTTACCGAAGAATAATTCGCAGGGAACACAGAAAAGACAAACTCCAACTTTCCTCGTCTAAATACGCGTTGACCTTGTTGAAAGAATAGATTCTTCATATCTAACATTACAATATTTAACAGCCAAACTACTGACATCGATCCATGGACCGTAATTCAATTTCAGAAACAAGTGTAACATTTATGTCCTACGATATTCCTCCCAAGACCTTTTCTCACCGAAAACATTTGCAAAATTTACCGAAGAATAATTCGCAGGGAACACAGAAAAGACAAACTCCAACTTTCCTCGTCTAAATACGCGTTGACCTTGTTGAAAGAATAGATTCTTCATATCTAACATTACAATATTTAACAACCAAGCTACTGACATCGATTCGTGAACGGTAATTTAATTTCAGAAACAAGTGTAACAGTATGTCCGACGATATTCCTCCCAAGACCTTTTCTCACCGAAAACATTTGCAAAATTGACCGAAGAATAATTCGCAGGGAACACAGAAAAGACAAACTCCAACTCTCCTCGCCTGATTGTGTTCCGTCGTTGTGAGAGGGACCTGACCGGTGATACCTAGCATTATTAACCGAGCCACTGTCCCTGTTTCACGAACAGCGGTTCAGCCAAACAACAAGTAGGACAAAAGGAGAAAGTTATGCACAcggttataaaaaaaaatgttcgttcaTGTTGTTCGGAGTTATGGGACGACGAGGGTGCAGGGCGGGTGTTGTGTCGGGGGCAAGTTGTCGaacggggtggggggaggggggtcgaTTCGGCACGGACGTTCCGATCGAAAAGTCAGGGTGGTCGGTCAGGTGAACGATATCCGTGTATATAGTTATACAGGAACCCTAGGAAACGAGCTTACTGGTGCATTCCGGGTTCAGCTCACCGGCGAAGGCTCCTCGCGCGCGTGCAGGAGCGCCCGCGCGTTCGTTCGTCTGACGCTTAATACCAGTTTCACGGCTTGATAAGCCGAAGCGTGTAATTTTGCAGCGGCTCCGGAGTCGGATAAGCACCAGGTTTTCTAGTTAAGTGGACCACAAAATTCGGGGAAGCCTATATAAGGCTTTTCGAGGTAGAAGGCGATCAGTCGAGCCGCAGAGCTCCCCGGCATACTATCCGCGCCCGAATTGTTCCCCGGTTTCTCCGGTTTACTTTCGGCCCTGCGCCCTCAGGACCCCGCGACGTTCGACAGGCGTGTCGACGTCGTCTGTCCGCGCGGCGAATCGTCCGCGAATTATTCGCGAATTATCCGCGacgccgcgtcgcgtcaccAGAAAACTTCTTCGTTTCCGCGAGCGACTTGTACAGTGAGCACACTCCGCGGCAAAACTATAAGCCTTACAAGGAAATTAATAGAAAGTGTATTTCTCTAGTAAGAATCTTTTCTTCCTTTATTTCCGTTTACAACATATAGTAACACAGTTCTCTACGCCTTCCTTAAAGCTACGGTTCAAACGACTTCAATCATAAGTGACTATACGCTCTTGTAGCTGCGACGAAACTATAAGACATGCGACACTTTTTGGAAAGAACGCGATTCTCGGTTTGTTTTTAATTCGCTCTTCATTACGAAAAATGTTGCAATCAGTCGAGTAAGTGactttttttataaacattGATCGATTTTGTGTCGAAGGAACAGTCGTGATTTTTCAAAGCTTCTAAAGACGTGCAATTTTGTCCATTTAACCAGTCAACTGCggaattcaattttaaaaatcaagcaatgacgagtatacacgtcgaacgcagggtgtcacgtccggtggttcgacggttgataagtaattaattaaataaaggaATTACTACAAAAATTCGATAATGTTACGTGAAGCAAGAGGCATAGAAATATGTATGAAAATAAGCACTATAAATTTCAATTAAGAAACATTATGTATAATGTTAAGAAATGTTAATTTTATGtgttatatataatattaagaaACATTATACATAATGTTAAGAAATGTTAATGTTATGTGttacatataatataatgttaatgttatatataatattaaacattataTATAATGtttcttaattaaaatttataatgcTTATTTTCATACATTATTTCTATGCCTCTTGTCTCACGTAACATCATCGAATTTTCCTAGCAATtcctttatttaattaattactaatGAAccgtcgaaccaccggacgtgataGGGCAAATGCTCGtcatataaattttacgaaaaaggtAAAGCAGAATAAGTAAggattacatttttaaaataaagtttgtaaaaaaattgtttaattcgaTAAAACATTAACATTGTTGAAGAGATTATTGTTATTGAAAGCTTAAAAATTGTCACACGGATTAAACTAAATTATCGTCAATTTCGCTTGGACGGCCAGACCTTGGTTCGTCCGATAGATCACATTCATCAAGTATCATAGTTTCACGGGAATTTCGGATGGTGTAAGATCTCCGTATACTTGTTGCATGTTTTCGACGGCAGCGGGTGCAGTAGAACCTTTTCGAAACTCATACATCACATGACGAAAATACATTTGATTTACGCTCgtgtttaacaattatttttatgacgGAAACGCTACCAGAATAACTTAAATCTTCTGTCAAAAAACAACCGAagctctttccaataatattacACGTATAGACCATTTGTTCAATGCAATCCCACTGTTACAGAAATAACACCCGTTAGAAAGGTATCGAGACTTTTGCAATGACTCAATATTTCACCTTATATTAACAATGCCACCTGCCATGCGTTGTAGTGCCACCTTTGTTTTATAGGACCTTCAGCATTCCTTTCGGGAGTGAATTGTATAAATTTGTTTATTCCTGTTTTCttatcaattttcatttttctaacaCACACATTCTCAAATACTCGAATTGTTTCCCTTTTGAATATACAGTGAatccaaaaattgtttgaacACTACTTTTCCGATTTGAAAAAAATCAacgatatttaaactgtgataatttagTTACGAAAAATAGGAGAACAATAAACATGGTCTCATTGTGAAGCTTGAGACTTCAAGTTTCATAAACTTTCATTTACTTTTAGCTGAAACAGTTTTGCACGATGTAACGGGTGGAAAACTGAACACATGCTTTCCCTCGAAAATGTCACCAATTGAAACGTCTCTAaaagcattacaaaatttgattaGTGAGTGAATCAATGAgagattcgaagattgaagcttcccttTTGCCACGAGGTAAAAAAATCTTCGCGTATGATTTTTGGGACCGTTTTATTAAGCTTCGAATGAGAGGTGTATAGTGTTTACtagatatatgtccaaaacatgggtctacccagggacatatatcggcca carries:
- the LOC143354586 gene encoding uncharacterized protein LOC143354586, whose translation is MFVHVVRSYGTTRVQGGCCVGGKLSNGVGGGGSIRHGRSDRKVRVVGQVNDIRVYSYTGTLGNELTGAFRVQLTGEGSSRACRSARAFKAISRAAELPGILSAPELFPGFSGLLSALRPQDPATFDRRVDVVCPRGESSANYSRIIRDAASRHQKTSSFPRATCTVSTLRGKTISLTRKLIESVFLYKRSTIIFLAGPQSTNIMNKRFWIAETSAGKPTAHRQRERD